A stretch of Streptococcus chenjunshii DNA encodes these proteins:
- a CDS encoding PLP-dependent aminotransferase family protein produces MTTKYQQIYRDIKQQIEKGQLTKGDRLPSIRSLSLTYRCSKDTVQRALLELKYHNLIYPVAKSGYYVLEGRQHTDKADINLSLSGYHNMAYEDFRRCINESLIGRENYLFNTYYNQQGLAELLDSLQKHLEKTDVYSKISNIVVTSGTQQALYILSQLAFPNDNSIFLLEQPTYHRMNELISRQKLPFLTIERNFDGLDLTKLEYLFKSYPIKCFYTISRYSNPLGLSYSKQEKEKLVHLAAQYDVYIIEDDYLGDFAKTGDLPLHYYDTAEKVIYLKSFSASLFPALRLGSLVLPKQLLQAFLDYKKMIDYDSNLIMQKALSLYLDNGMFAKNLKYLQEVFRQQMNQAEKILQSFPAGCRYKLAPRSIAFELNTQKKNQRFLKDHRDFQCLDTCYLNEPDKHYLKLIMNGQLKDNLQSLSQFPDLLY; encoded by the coding sequence ATGACAACTAAATACCAGCAAATCTACCGCGATATCAAGCAGCAAATTGAAAAAGGCCAGCTAACAAAAGGGGACCGGCTCCCATCTATCCGCAGTCTCAGTCTTACTTACCGCTGCAGCAAAGACACCGTACAGCGCGCTTTGCTGGAATTAAAATACCATAATTTGATTTATCCGGTTGCTAAAAGCGGTTATTATGTTTTAGAAGGCAGACAGCATACAGATAAGGCAGATATAAATTTAAGCTTATCAGGTTATCATAATATGGCTTATGAGGATTTCCGCAGATGTATAAACGAAAGTCTAATCGGCCGCGAAAATTATCTTTTTAATACTTATTATAACCAACAAGGGTTAGCAGAGCTCCTTGACTCTCTGCAGAAACACTTGGAAAAGACAGATGTTTACAGTAAAATCAGCAATATTGTTGTGACTTCAGGAACCCAGCAGGCGCTTTACATTTTATCACAATTGGCTTTTCCTAATGATAACAGTATTTTTTTACTGGAACAGCCGACTTATCACCGGATGAATGAGCTAATCAGCCGTCAGAAGCTCCCTTTTTTAACGATTGAACGAAACTTTGATGGACTTGATTTAACAAAGCTGGAGTATCTTTTTAAATCGTATCCGATCAAATGCTTTTATACTATTTCACGCTATTCGAATCCTTTAGGCTTGAGTTACAGTAAGCAAGAAAAGGAAAAGCTGGTTCACTTAGCTGCTCAGTATGATGTTTATATTATTGAAGATGATTATCTGGGTGATTTCGCTAAAACCGGTGATTTGCCGCTTCATTATTATGATACAGCCGAAAAAGTCATTTATCTTAAATCGTTTTCAGCTTCTCTTTTTCCGGCTCTGCGCTTAGGCAGTTTGGTATTGCCTAAGCAGCTGCTGCAAGCTTTTTTGGATTATAAAAAAATGATTGATTATGACAGCAATTTGATTATGCAGAAAGCACTGTCTTTATACTTAGATAATGGAATGTTTGCCAAAAACCTTAAATATTTACAGGAAGTTTTTAGACAGCAAATGAACCAGGCAGAAAAAATCCTACAATCCTTCCCAGCTGGCTGCCGATACAAACTCGCTCCGCGGTCAATTGCGTTTGAGTTAAACACGCAAAAGAAAAATCAACGGTTTCTCAAGGACCACAGAGATTTCCAGTGTTTAGACACTTGCTATCTAAATGAACCAGATAAGCACTATTTAAAATTAATTATGAATGGCCAGTTAAAAGACAACCTGCAAAGCTTATCTCAGTTCCCAGATCTTCTGTATTAA